From Solidesulfovibrio carbinoliphilus subsp. oakridgensis, the proteins below share one genomic window:
- a CDS encoding ABC1 kinase family protein: MGPVSALRRVWLAFRFLHTVFVLVRRDESFLFMRPQPPRELKETILTLGVSFIKLAQVLATRADFFTEDYLADLRAIHDEVAPMSEADFRASFFRAFGDVPPFAAFDETPLASASIGQVHEAYLTDGTKVAVKLRRLGVASLVRSDIRLMRSMLAVFTPFFSSATKNSIEAVLAEFSAMIVKEADLSVELANLRKFTQAYADRAVRFPVPIPELSNADALVMSFETGLRIDDKAALSEAGIDFQKVLDELIGFYIEQMLVRGYFHADPHPGNILVRPDGGLTLLDFGMVKRLPADTRVAMIEVAKTAHDRDYEGFIVACKRLGIVAAGAKRTEMMEFAERMFDIFGDAGLSAASMQALAFSVMNSMKDLPFKVPQDVVYVMRASTLVEGIGTTYMENFNGIKDILPQLRSNMARAMGAGHGLFPTLQSELASLPLTLRRAKTVLTDLSESNLRVKVSPETIEYTGHRLRPYVRAVATGLLLVAAAFLALLTGSTHAPEIAWTLFGLGALRVWLALR, from the coding sequence ATGGGGCCGGTTTCGGCCCTGCGCCGCGTCTGGCTGGCCTTCCGGTTCCTGCACACGGTGTTCGTGCTGGTGCGGCGCGACGAGAGCTTTCTTTTCATGCGGCCCCAGCCGCCGCGGGAACTCAAGGAAACCATCCTGACCCTCGGCGTCAGCTTCATCAAGCTGGCCCAGGTCCTGGCCACCCGGGCCGACTTTTTCACCGAGGACTATCTCGCCGACCTGCGGGCCATTCACGACGAGGTGGCCCCCATGTCCGAGGCCGATTTCCGGGCCTCCTTCTTCCGGGCTTTCGGCGACGTGCCGCCCTTTGCCGCCTTTGACGAGACGCCGCTGGCCAGCGCCTCCATCGGCCAGGTCCACGAGGCCTACCTGACCGACGGCACCAAGGTGGCGGTCAAGCTGCGCCGGCTTGGCGTGGCCTCCCTGGTCCGCTCCGACATCCGGCTCATGCGGTCCATGCTGGCCGTGTTTACGCCGTTTTTCTCCAGCGCCACGAAAAACTCCATCGAGGCCGTGCTGGCGGAATTTTCCGCCATGATCGTCAAGGAGGCCGACCTGTCGGTGGAACTGGCCAACCTGCGCAAGTTCACCCAGGCCTACGCCGACCGGGCGGTCCGCTTTCCCGTGCCCATCCCCGAGCTGTCCAACGCCGACGCCCTGGTCATGAGTTTCGAGACCGGGCTTCGCATCGACGACAAGGCGGCGCTTTCCGAGGCGGGCATCGACTTCCAGAAAGTGCTCGACGAACTCATCGGCTTTTACATCGAGCAGATGCTCGTGCGCGGCTACTTCCACGCCGATCCCCATCCCGGCAACATCCTGGTCCGGCCCGACGGCGGCCTGACGCTCCTTGACTTCGGCATGGTCAAGCGCCTGCCGGCCGACACCCGGGTGGCCATGATCGAGGTGGCCAAGACCGCCCACGACCGGGACTACGAGGGCTTCATCGTGGCCTGCAAGCGCCTGGGCATCGTGGCCGCCGGGGCCAAGCGCACCGAAATGATGGAATTCGCCGAGCGGATGTTCGACATCTTCGGCGACGCCGGCCTGTCGGCCGCCTCCATGCAGGCGCTGGCCTTTAGCGTCATGAACTCCATGAAGGACCTGCCCTTCAAGGTCCCCCAGGACGTGGTCTACGTCATGCGGGCCAGCACCCTGGTCGAGGGCATCGGCACCACCTACATGGAAAACTTCAACGGCATCAAAGACATCCTGCCCCAGCTCAGAAGCAACATGGCCCGGGCCATGGGCGCCGGGCACGGCCTCTTCCCCACGCTCCAGTCGGAACTGGCCAGCCTTCCCCTGACGCTTCGCCGGGCCAAGACCGTGCTCACCGATCTCAGCGAATCCAACCTGCGCGTCAAAGTCTCGCCCGAGACCATCGAATACACCGGCCATCGCCTGCGGCCCTACGTGCGGGCCGTGGCCACGGGCCTGCTCCTCGTGGCCGCCGCCTTCCTGGCCCTCCTCACCGGCTCGACCCACGCCCCGGAAATCGCCTGGACCCTCTTCGGCCTCGGCGCCCTGCGCGTCTGGCTGGCGCTGCGCTAG
- a CDS encoding TPM domain-containing protein produces the protein MRAVLLAGVFALVVVAYQKNFQHVIDKAAAKGTVADPAGLLSRDDRAWVLAQAADLRRRFGLELAVRLGGNPAPPRPDDPKTVFLAYDPACRESRVVLPPLVASALPAGFADDLGREHLDAACRDGRGREGTLAALGLLIDTLDQAAGRGKGETQ, from the coding sequence ATGCGGGCCGTGCTCCTCGCGGGCGTCTTCGCCCTGGTCGTCGTGGCCTATCAGAAAAATTTCCAGCATGTCATCGACAAAGCGGCGGCCAAGGGGACCGTGGCCGACCCGGCCGGCCTCCTGTCCCGGGACGACCGGGCCTGGGTGCTGGCCCAGGCGGCGGACCTGCGCCGCCGGTTCGGCCTGGAACTGGCCGTGCGCCTGGGCGGGAATCCCGCGCCGCCGCGGCCGGACGATCCCAAAACCGTATTCCTCGCTTACGACCCGGCCTGCCGGGAAAGCCGCGTCGTGCTTCCGCCGCTCGTCGCCTCGGCCCTGCCGGCCGGATTCGCCGACGACCTCGGCCGGGAGCATCTGGACGCGGCCTGCCGCGACGGGCGGGGCCGGGAAGGCACGCTCGCCGCGCTCGGACTCTTGATCGACACCCTGGACCAGGCGGCGGGTCGGGGAAAAGGAGAAACACAATGA
- a CDS encoding M14 family metallopeptidase: protein MRYVLTALLLVVALAATAFGGNLDFTLHKLDSGRPGPTILVIGGIQGDEPGGFFTAALLVSHYKIKTGSVWVVPNLNFLSIIHNSRGMHGDMNRKFADLDAKDPEYEAVQKIKGIIADKRIDAVLHLHDGWGFYSPTYVDEWRCPQRWGQSVIIDQDAVDAPRFGNLRELAEKAAADANLRLYEPLHAYHVKNTHTHDLNSETAKEMSKTLTYFAIGNGKPAFGIEGSKNLTPIESTYYHLAVIESFLASFGIEFERTFELGAPQVGEALQSNVAVSFFDDKVYLDLRNARERLRYIPLKKDSAVEYRPASPIMALVSAEKSLKVYFGNKNVTEIDPQYFEFDSSIHQIPMDLDGEKQGVPFGRVVTVAKNFRIEPGPDYRANVIGFSKPGLADEAGVTLGRADLQPGYSVDKAGSIYRVEIYKGEKFCGMVLVSFKADTPRLAKDDKLLKRLKATGAIALGR, encoded by the coding sequence ATGCGTTACGTCCTGACCGCCCTGCTCCTCGTTGTCGCCCTGGCCGCCACCGCCTTTGGCGGCAACCTGGACTTCACCCTGCACAAGCTCGATTCCGGCCGCCCCGGCCCCACCATCCTGGTCATCGGCGGCATCCAGGGCGACGAGCCCGGCGGCTTTTTCACCGCCGCCCTGCTCGTGTCCCACTACAAGATCAAGACCGGCTCCGTCTGGGTGGTCCCCAACCTCAATTTCCTGTCCATCATCCACAATTCGCGCGGCATGCACGGCGACATGAACCGCAAGTTCGCGGACCTCGACGCCAAGGACCCGGAATACGAGGCCGTCCAGAAAATAAAGGGCATCATCGCCGACAAGCGCATCGACGCCGTGCTCCACCTCCACGACGGCTGGGGCTTTTACAGCCCGACCTACGTCGATGAATGGCGGTGTCCGCAACGCTGGGGCCAGTCCGTCATCATCGACCAGGACGCCGTGGACGCGCCCCGGTTCGGCAACCTCCGGGAACTGGCCGAAAAGGCCGCAGCCGACGCCAACCTGCGCCTGTACGAGCCGTTGCACGCCTACCACGTCAAAAACACCCACACCCATGACTTGAATAGCGAAACCGCCAAGGAAATGTCCAAGACCCTGACCTATTTCGCCATCGGCAACGGCAAGCCGGCCTTTGGCATCGAAGGCAGCAAGAACCTGACCCCCATCGAATCGACCTATTACCACCTGGCCGTCATCGAAAGCTTCCTCGCCTCCTTCGGCATCGAGTTCGAGCGGACCTTTGAACTCGGCGCGCCCCAGGTGGGCGAAGCCCTGCAAAGCAACGTGGCCGTCTCCTTCTTCGACGACAAGGTCTACCTTGACCTGCGAAACGCCCGCGAACGGCTTCGCTACATCCCGCTCAAGAAAGACAGCGCCGTGGAATACCGGCCGGCAAGCCCCATCATGGCCCTGGTTTCGGCCGAAAAAAGCCTCAAGGTCTATTTCGGCAACAAGAACGTCACGGAAATCGACCCCCAATACTTCGAATTCGACTCCAGCATCCACCAGATCCCCATGGACCTCGACGGGGAGAAGCAGGGCGTCCCCTTCGGCCGCGTCGTCACCGTGGCCAAAAATTTCCGCATCGAACCCGGCCCGGACTACCGCGCCAACGTCATCGGCTTCTCCAAACCGGGCCTGGCCGACGAAGCCGGCGTGACCCTCGGCCGCGCCGACCTCCAGCCCGGCTACTCCGTGGACAAGGCCGGCTCCATCTACCGCGTCGAAATCTACAAGGGCGAGAAGTTCTGCGGCATGGTCCTCGTCTCCTTCAAAGCCGACACCCCCCGCCTCGCCAAGGACGACAAACTCCTCAAGCGCCTGAAAGCCACCGGCGCAATCGCCCTCGGCCGATAA
- a CDS encoding arylesterase, with translation MSAPARAATLRLAALGDSLTAGWGLPASEAFPARLQAALAEKGHDVTIANFGVSGDTTAGGLARLDGVLAAKPDGVLVELGANDMLRGQAPEAAKANLDAILSRLKAAGIPFMLCGMRSAKNYGSDYAAAFDAIYPELAQKYGVELYPFFLDGVTGQPGMTLPDGLHPTARGVEVVVARILPTVEMFVARLKAAPAAMAGQ, from the coding sequence ATGTCCGCACCGGCCCGTGCCGCGACGCTCCGTCTGGCGGCCCTTGGCGACAGCCTGACCGCCGGCTGGGGCCTTCCCGCCTCGGAAGCCTTTCCGGCCCGGCTCCAGGCCGCCCTGGCGGAGAAGGGCCATGACGTCACCATCGCCAATTTCGGCGTTTCGGGCGACACGACGGCCGGCGGGCTGGCCCGCCTGGACGGCGTGCTGGCCGCAAAGCCCGACGGCGTGCTGGTGGAGCTCGGGGCCAACGACATGCTGCGTGGCCAGGCCCCGGAAGCGGCCAAGGCCAACCTCGACGCCATCCTGTCGCGGCTAAAGGCCGCCGGCATCCCCTTCATGCTCTGCGGCATGCGCTCGGCCAAAAACTACGGCAGCGACTACGCCGCAGCCTTTGACGCCATCTATCCCGAGCTGGCCCAAAAGTATGGCGTGGAACTCTACCCCTTTTTCCTGGACGGCGTGACCGGCCAGCCCGGCATGACCCTGCCCGACGGCCTGCACCCGACGGCCCGGGGCGTGGAGGTGGTGGTGGCCCGCATCCTGCCGACCGTGGAAATGTTTGTCGCCCGCCTCAAAGCCGCCCCGGCCGCGATGGCCGGACAGTAG
- a CDS encoding ABC transporter ATP-binding protein, with translation MEQADRFMIALSDVRLTLQSQAGGVNILRGVDLFAAPGEVLAVMGPSGAGKTTLLMLMAGLERASSGTVRVAGHDLAALDEDRLAAFRRDNVGIVFQGFHLVPAMTALENAALPLEFAGRADAFDRAREALAAVGLAARVDHYPSQLSGGEQQRVALARALAPKPRLLLADEPTGNLDGETGEKVMELLFSLAAGTTLVLVTHDPGLAARCGRVVRLRDGKVADGGTAAR, from the coding sequence ATGGAGCAGGCAGATCGATTCATGATTGCGTTATCCGATGTGCGGTTGACGTTACAAAGCCAGGCCGGCGGGGTCAACATCCTGCGCGGCGTGGACCTCTTTGCCGCGCCGGGCGAGGTGCTGGCCGTCATGGGGCCGTCCGGGGCGGGCAAGACCACGCTCCTCATGCTCATGGCCGGCCTGGAGCGGGCAAGCTCGGGCACGGTCCGGGTGGCCGGCCACGATCTCGCGGCCCTGGACGAGGACAGGCTCGCCGCCTTTCGCCGGGACAACGTGGGCATCGTCTTCCAGGGCTTCCACCTCGTGCCGGCCATGACGGCCCTTGAAAACGCGGCCCTGCCCCTGGAATTCGCCGGCCGGGCCGACGCCTTCGATCGGGCCCGGGAGGCCCTGGCCGCCGTCGGGCTGGCGGCACGGGTCGACCACTACCCCTCCCAGCTCTCGGGCGGCGAACAGCAGCGGGTGGCCCTGGCCCGGGCCCTGGCCCCGAAGCCGCGCCTCCTCCTGGCCGACGAGCCGACCGGCAACCTGGACGGCGAGACCGGCGAAAAGGTCATGGAACTCCTTTTTTCCCTGGCCGCCGGCACCACCCTCGTGCTTGTCACCCACGACCCGGGACTGGCCGCCCGGTGCGGCCGGGTGGTGCGGTTGCGCGACGGCAAGGTGGCCGACGGCGGGACAGCGGCGCGGTGA
- a CDS encoding phasin family protein has protein sequence MKPVDLLYMGLGAAFMAKDKMQEFLDEMEKRGALSQSEAKTFLEDAKARARKQEEAACSCLRDELRKTLEGLNLATKDDIAELKALLIAQKPE, from the coding sequence ATGAAACCGGTCGATCTGCTTTACATGGGTCTCGGGGCGGCCTTCATGGCCAAGGACAAGATGCAGGAATTCCTGGATGAGATGGAAAAGCGCGGCGCCCTGTCGCAGTCGGAGGCCAAGACCTTCCTGGAGGACGCCAAGGCCCGCGCCCGCAAACAGGAGGAGGCGGCGTGTTCCTGCTTGCGCGACGAGCTGCGCAAGACCCTGGAAGGCCTGAACCTGGCCACCAAGGACGACATCGCGGAACTGAAGGCCTTGCTGATCGCCCAAAAGCCCGAGTGA
- the rnhA gene encoding ribonuclease HI has protein sequence MTEETKTPRMTITIHTDGACLGNPGPGGYGAVMDVDGSRIELSGGCRLTTNNRMELLAVIEALESLESPSDVTLITDSRYVHDAIEKKWIVSWQKKGWLNAEKKPVKNQDLWRRLIPLLKIHAIKFCWVRGHTGNPDNERCDILAKNAANRRDLPADSGYPG, from the coding sequence ATGACCGAAGAAACGAAAACGCCGCGCATGACGATCACCATCCACACCGACGGAGCCTGCCTCGGCAATCCCGGCCCCGGCGGCTACGGCGCGGTCATGGACGTGGACGGTTCCCGGATCGAGCTTTCCGGCGGCTGTCGGCTGACCACCAACAACCGCATGGAACTCTTGGCCGTCATCGAAGCCCTGGAATCCCTGGAGAGCCCGAGCGACGTCACCCTCATCACCGACTCGCGCTACGTCCACGACGCCATCGAAAAGAAATGGATCGTCTCCTGGCAGAAAAAAGGCTGGCTCAACGCCGAGAAAAAGCCCGTCAAGAACCAGGACCTCTGGCGGCGGCTCATCCCGCTGCTGAAGATCCACGCCATCAAATTCTGCTGGGTGCGCGGGCACACCGGCAACCCCGACAACGAGCGCTGCGACATCCTGGCCAAGAATGCCGCCAACCGCCGCGATCTGCCGGCCGATAGCGGGTATCCCGGATAA